A stretch of DNA from Bradyrhizobium algeriense:
TGTGATTTCCGTGCGTGGCTCCCTCGCCCGGGTCGGACTTCTGGCGTCGGGCCAGGTGCCCGTCTCCGAAGCGCGCGCCACCGTCGGCCGCTTCATCAGTATTCGCTGTGCGACGGCCACCACCATCATTGCAATGATCACCGAGGTGTCGTGCGAGAACCAGCCGAGCTCCGATGAATACATGGCGACCGCGTCGGTCGACCTGCTCGGCGAGATTTCCGGCGGGGAGCGTCCCAAGTTTCAGCGCGGCGTGACCAACTATCCGACCATCGGCGATGCCGTCGACCTCGTCACCGCAGAGGACCTCCGCACCGTCTATGCGCCGAGCGGGGCGGATCAGATCAATGTCGGCACCCTGCAGCAGGACCGCTCCGTCATCGCCTATGTCGACGTCGAGGAGATGCTTTCCAAGCACTTCGCGGTGCTCGGCTCCACCGGCGTCGGCAAATCGACCAGCGTTTCGCTGCTGCTCAACGAGATTCTTAAAGCCCGGCCGAACCTGCGGGTATTCCTGCTCGACGTCCACAACGAGTATGGCCGCTGCTTCGGTGACCGTGCGCTGGTGCTCAACCCGCGCAACCTGAAACTGCCGTTCTGGCTGTTCAATTTCGAAGAGATTGTGGACGTCCTGTTCGGCGGCCGCCCGGGCGTGCCCGAAGAGCTCGACGTCCTCGCCGAGGTCATCCCGATGGCGAAGGGTCTCTACACCCAGTACCAGAACTCCGACCGGCTCGGGCTCAAGCGCTTGGACCCGAAGTCCGGCGGCTACACCGTCGATACGCCGGTGCCCTACCGGCTGACCGATCTGATCTCGCTGATCGATGAACGGATGGGCAAGCTGGAGAACCGCTCCTCGCGCATCATCTATCACAAGCTGATGTCGCGCATCGACACCGTGCGCAACGATCCGCGCTACACCTTCATGTTCGACAACGCCAATGTCGGCGGCGACACCATGGCGGAGGTGATCAGCCATCTGTTCCGCCTGCCCGCCAATGGCCGGCCGATGACCATCATGCAGCTCGCCGGCTTCCCTGCCGAAGTCGTCGATTCCGTCGTGTCGGTGCTGTGCCGCATGGCGTTCGATTTCGGTCTGTGGAGCGACGGCGTGTCGCCGCTGCTGTTCGTTTGCGAAGAGGCGCACCGCTACGCCTCGGCCGACCGCAACATCGGTTTCGGCCCGACCCGGAAAGCCGTTTCGCGCATCGCCAAGGAGGGCCGCAAATACGGCGTCTTTCTCGGCCTCGTCACCCAGCGTCCGGCAGAACTCGACGCCACCATCATCTCCCAGTGCAACACGCTGTTTGCGATGCGGCTTGCCAACGACCGCGACCAGGCGCTGTTGCGCTCGGCGGTCTCGGACGCCGCCGCGAACCTGTTGTCGTTCGTACCCTCGCTCGGCACCCGCGAAGTGCTGGCCTTCGGCGAAGGCGTGGCGCTGCCGACGCGCCTGCGCTTCAAGGAGGTTCCGGTCCATCAGTTGCCGCGCAGCGAAGCCACCATCGCGTCGGTGCCGTCGGTCTCCGCCGGCCATGACATGCATTTCGTCTCCGCCGTGCTGGACCGCTGGCGCGGCGCCACCTCGAACCGCGACGTGCCGAACGATCCCGGCATCAACGACCGGCCCGCCGCCCGCGTCATGACGCCGGTGGAAGCGCCGATGCTGCAGCCCTCGATGGGGCTGGACCCCGACCGCTTCTCGCTGCTCAAGAAGCCGCTGCGCTGAGGCCAGAGCATGATCCGGAAAAGTGGATACCGGTTTTCCCTCGCGACAAACGCGGAACGCGTTTGCGCGGAGATCATGCTCAAATAGTAGAATCAGCGTTCGCGCGGATTCTTCGCGCGGGCCGGTATCCACCTCACCGCAAAAAGCTATATGGTTCCGGCAACGCCGCCTTGCGGCCTCAGTCGGAACCCTTTCATGAGCAAGCCCGCCACCACACGATTTCAAGCTCCCGCCATCGACAAGCTGCCGGAGGACATTCGCACCCGGATCCTCGCGGTGCAGGAGAAATCCGGCTTCGTCCCGAACGTTTTCCTGACGCTGGCTTATCGTCCGGACGAATTTCGCGCCTTCTTTGCCTATCACGACGCGTTGATGGAAAAGGACAGCGGGCTTTCCAAGGCCGAGCGCGAGATGATCGTGGTGGCGACCTCCGCCGCCAACCAGTGCCATTACTGCGTGATCGCCCATGGCGCGATCCTGCGCATCCGGGCGAAGAATCCTATCATCGCCGACCAGATCGCCGTCAACTTCCGCAAGGCCGACATCACGCCACGGCAGCGCGCCATGCTCGACTTCGCCATGAAGGTGAGCCAGCAGGCCAACACGGTTTCGGAGAGGGATTTTGCGGAAGTTGCCGGCCACGGCTTTTCCGACGACGACATCTGGGATATCGCCGCGATCGCGGCCTTCTTTGCGCTGTCGAACAGGCTTGCCAACGTCACCGCAATGCGCCCGAATGACGAGTTCTACATGATGGGACGGCTGCCGAAATGACCTGAGAATTAGCCCAAGGATTAGCCTGGGCCCCGGAGGTTTCCCGCGTTGCTGGACTGGAGCGAAATCATACTGCGTCTCGGCATCGCCACGTTCGCGGGCGGGCTGATCGGTCTCAACCGCGATCTGCACGGCAAGCCGATCGGATTGAAGACGCTGGGGCTGGTCAGCCTTGCAACGGCCATGCTGCTGGTGATGGCCCATTCGGACGAGGCTAAAATCGTCTCGGACGCCGGCAGCCGGGTGATACAGGGAATCCTGACCGGGATCGGCTTTCTCGGCGCCGGCGTCATTGTCCACGCAGGAGGTCAATTCGGGGTTCGCGGGCTCACCAGCGCCGCCTGCACCTGGTTGGCTGCCTGCATCGGAATTGTCTGCGGTCTCGGACAATGGCGGTTGGTATTCATCGCATTGGTCATCACCTTCGCGGTCCTGACCGTTGGCGGCCGAATGGAACGCTGGCTGCACAAGAGGCTTGGCGGCGAGGACGAGGCCGAACAGGAACCGCCTCCGGCCTCTTCGCCGGACAAATCGAAATAGCTGCCGGTTCAATCGGCGGGTCCGCACCAACCCGGCAGATAGACCGCGTCCTTGCTCCTGGCAAAGCCGAGCGCCTTCTCCATCGCCTTGTCGAAATTCGCCTCGACGCTTTTGCGCGAGATTTTGCGGCGCAGAAAATCCGCCCACAGAAATTCGCTGAACGGAGTGATGTCCTTTGCAAAGCCGCCGA
This window harbors:
- a CDS encoding ATP-binding protein, whose amino-acid sequence is MRSNTVTSFGRVISVRGSLARVGLLASGQVPVSEARATVGRFISIRCATATTIIAMITEVSCENQPSSDEYMATASVDLLGEISGGERPKFQRGVTNYPTIGDAVDLVTAEDLRTVYAPSGADQINVGTLQQDRSVIAYVDVEEMLSKHFAVLGSTGVGKSTSVSLLLNEILKARPNLRVFLLDVHNEYGRCFGDRALVLNPRNLKLPFWLFNFEEIVDVLFGGRPGVPEELDVLAEVIPMAKGLYTQYQNSDRLGLKRLDPKSGGYTVDTPVPYRLTDLISLIDERMGKLENRSSRIIYHKLMSRIDTVRNDPRYTFMFDNANVGGDTMAEVISHLFRLPANGRPMTIMQLAGFPAEVVDSVVSVLCRMAFDFGLWSDGVSPLLFVCEEAHRYASADRNIGFGPTRKAVSRIAKEGRKYGVFLGLVTQRPAELDATIISQCNTLFAMRLANDRDQALLRSAVSDAAANLLSFVPSLGTREVLAFGEGVALPTRLRFKEVPVHQLPRSEATIASVPSVSAGHDMHFVSAVLDRWRGATSNRDVPNDPGINDRPAARVMTPVEAPMLQPSMGLDPDRFSLLKKPLR
- a CDS encoding peroxidase-related enzyme (This protein belongs to a clade of uncharacterized proteins related to peroxidases such as the alkylhydroperoxidase AhpD.), with amino-acid sequence MSKPATTRFQAPAIDKLPEDIRTRILAVQEKSGFVPNVFLTLAYRPDEFRAFFAYHDALMEKDSGLSKAEREMIVVATSAANQCHYCVIAHGAILRIRAKNPIIADQIAVNFRKADITPRQRAMLDFAMKVSQQANTVSERDFAEVAGHGFSDDDIWDIAAIAAFFALSNRLANVTAMRPNDEFYMMGRLPK
- a CDS encoding MgtC/SapB family protein; translated protein: MLDWSEIILRLGIATFAGGLIGLNRDLHGKPIGLKTLGLVSLATAMLLVMAHSDEAKIVSDAGSRVIQGILTGIGFLGAGVIVHAGGQFGVRGLTSAACTWLAACIGIVCGLGQWRLVFIALVITFAVLTVGGRMERWLHKRLGGEDEAEQEPPPASSPDKSK